Within Macellibacteroides fermentans, the genomic segment TGTTTCGCTGCCCCTCCGCCTTTGAAAGGTCAATGCTGTCCAGTAGTCTGTTGATTTCATTGATTGACAGCACTTCGGGTAGTTTAAGTCCTATTTTGGGAGCTTCCAACAATTCAGTCGGGTCGCTTGTTATATATTCATCAATGAGTAAGAAATGATAAAAGGATTTGATGCCTGATAAAATACGTGCCTGAGAGCGTGGATGAATTCCTATATCATGTAATTGTGAGATAAATTGTTGCAAATCAAGATAAGTTATGCCTGTTATGTCCAGATTTTCAGTTTTCGCATAGGATACTAATTTCTCTAAGTCACGCATGTATGCGTCCACTGAATTCGGTGATAGCGATTTTTCGAGGCGAATATATGTATGGTATTTACTTATAATATCTTTACCCAATTGCTTTGTCATAGTTTATATCAATTTTGTCAAATAAAATCATTATCTTTGCCGGATATTTTCCAACCCTGTGGTATGGGGCAAAGGTAATAAACTTACAATAAAATGAAGAAGATTCAGATTATCAACGGACCAAATCTTAATCTGCTGGGAAAGCGAGAGCCGTCTGTATATGGAAACTCCTCTTTTGAGGAGTATCTTGATACGCTGCGGAAAAACTTTCCTACGTTTGAAATTACCTTTTTTCAAAGCAATATTGAAGGCGAATTGCTAAATAAAATTCACGAGATAGGATTTGATTATGATGGAATAATACTAAATGCCGGAGCCTACACCCATACATCCATTGCATTGTATGATGCTATTAAAGCAGTTACAACTCCGGTTGTGGAAGTACATATTTCGAATGTTCATGCCAGAGAGTCGTTTAGGCATGAATCTAAAATCTCAGCTGCATGCAAAGGAGTGATCCTTGGCTTTGGGCTTGATTCTTACAAACTGGCCCTTGAATCTTTCAAATGAATTTGATGGACCGGGTGCTTGTTTGTGTTTTAATTTGAAGATTTTTTTAATAAAGATTATAATAGTAAGGTTATATGTTAAAGCATACAAAGATTGTTGCTACTGTTTCAGATCAACGGTGTGAGGTAGAGTTTATCAGATCCCTGTATAAGGCAGGAATGAATGTGGTACGCCTGAATTCGGCCCACATGGTTGAAGAAGGGTTTAATAGAGTTGTCGGCAATACCCGTGCCGTGTCAAATCACATTGCGCTTTTAATGGATACGAAAGGCCCGGAGATTCGAACAACCAAAACGGCTCAGCCTCTTGAATTAAAAACAGGTGATAGAATTAAGGTGATGGGTAATCCTGATGGAGAAACCACCAGGGAATGCATTTGCCTGTCGTATAAGAATTTTGTTGCAGATATGTCTGTAGGCGGAGAATTGCTTATCGACGATGGCGATCTTGATTTGAAAGTTATTGAAAAGCATTCTGATTACCTTGTTTGCGAGGCGTTGAATGATGCTACTCTTGGTAGCCGTAAAAGTGTTAATGTACCGGGGGTACGTATCAGCTTGCCATCGTTGACAGAAAAAGACCGTACCAGCATTCTTTACTGTATTAAGAATAATCTTGATTTTATTGCTCATTCATTTGTTCGTTGCAAACAAGATGTGCTTGATATACAGCGTATTCTTGACGAACACAACAGCCCGATCAAAATTATTGCTAAGATTGAAAATCAGGAAGGTATTGATAATATCGATGAAATCCTGGAGGTGGCTTACGGTATCATGATCGCCCGTGGTGATTTAGGTATTGAAGTTCCACAGGAAAAGATTCCGGGTATTCAGCGTGTATTGATCAGAAAGTGTGTGGAAGCTAAAAAGCCGGTTATTGTGGCAACTCAGATGCTTCACTCGATGATCAATAACCCTCGTCCTACCAGAGCAGAGGTTACAGATATCGCAAATGCCATTTATTACCGTACAGATGCATTAATGTTAAGTGGTGAGACTGCCTATGGAAAATATCCTGTAGAAGCGGTTGCTACTATGACCAAGATTGCAGCTGAAGCCGAAAAAACAAAGCTTGCAGCAAATGATATCCGTGTTCCTATCGTAGGAAACGACCTTGATGTAACTTCTTTCCTTGCCAAACAGGCAGTGAAGGCATCTTCAAAGCTTCATGTAAAAGCAATCATTACAGATAGCTTTACCGGAAGAACAGCACGTTATCTGGCTGCTTTCCGTGGTACATCCACCGTATATGCCATCTGTTATCACGAGCGTCTTACAAGAGAGCTGGCTTTATCTTATGGCGTATGGGCTGTTTATCAGGAAGAGAGTAAATCTGAGCGGGAATATTACTTTAAAGCATTGAATGAACTGATCAAGAGTGGCCGTATTACCCGTTCTGATATGGTTGCCTATCTTAGCGGTAGCTTTGGTGAAGGCGGCGGTACCTCGTTCCTTGAAATAAATAATGTTGGTAAAGTTTTGGATGCTGGAGATAAATACTCGCTTCCAACTTTTAAAGACTAATATTGAATGACGAAAGAAATAGAATCCTATATTCTTTCACATAGTGATGAAGAAGGTTCACTGTTGGCTGCTTTAAATAGGGATGCCAATGTGAATCTTCTTCGTCCACGTATGTTATCCGGGCATCTTCAAGGCAGAATTTTAAAGATGTTTTGCCGGATGCTTAAACCTAAACGGGTTCTCGAAATAGGGACCTATACAGGTTATGC encodes:
- the aroQ gene encoding type II 3-dehydroquinate dehydratase, which translates into the protein MKKIQIINGPNLNLLGKREPSVYGNSSFEEYLDTLRKNFPTFEITFFQSNIEGELLNKIHEIGFDYDGIILNAGAYTHTSIALYDAIKAVTTPVVEVHISNVHARESFRHESKISAACKGVILGFGLDSYKLALESFK
- the pyk gene encoding pyruvate kinase, whose protein sequence is MLKHTKIVATVSDQRCEVEFIRSLYKAGMNVVRLNSAHMVEEGFNRVVGNTRAVSNHIALLMDTKGPEIRTTKTAQPLELKTGDRIKVMGNPDGETTRECICLSYKNFVADMSVGGELLIDDGDLDLKVIEKHSDYLVCEALNDATLGSRKSVNVPGVRISLPSLTEKDRTSILYCIKNNLDFIAHSFVRCKQDVLDIQRILDEHNSPIKIIAKIENQEGIDNIDEILEVAYGIMIARGDLGIEVPQEKIPGIQRVLIRKCVEAKKPVIVATQMLHSMINNPRPTRAEVTDIANAIYYRTDALMLSGETAYGKYPVEAVATMTKIAAEAEKTKLAANDIRVPIVGNDLDVTSFLAKQAVKASSKLHVKAIITDSFTGRTARYLAAFRGTSTVYAICYHERLTRELALSYGVWAVYQEESKSEREYYFKALNELIKSGRITRSDMVAYLSGSFGEGGGTSFLEINNVGKVLDAGDKYSLPTFKD